The Thermodesulfobacteriota bacterium genome includes a window with the following:
- a CDS encoding sigma-54 dependent transcriptional regulator — MTPAKRVLVVDNEEGFCRLAEAVLGDEGCAVTSYTRSFEALEAFAPGRYDLVVTDIRMPGVDGLGLLERVRQADPSVPVIVITAFATVELSIQALRGGAHDMLTKPFEAEEFVYRVRNALRHAELAAENRALRAELAGRSSFAAVVGESAALLAVLDTARRVALRDFPVLLTGEPGTGKELVARAIHDHSPRRDGAFVPVNASALPAEVLQRELFGCAGGAFPGGARPQRGLLELADRGTLFLDDVDGLPAACQDALLRFLGEGQLYRAGESVPRSADVRILSAARGPLGEVVAAGAFRKDLCYGLCVATLHLPPLRDRPEDVPLLCARFLREHNQAFGTRVTGLTREALGLAGRHPWPGNVRQLGNALAAAVAVVGEGRIDAPTLSQFSSLDGHRPAPLHDLDLSVALARFEAQHLGRVLRWAGGDVDAASRALGLDPAESRLRFAQHGLGIAGGT, encoded by the coding sequence ATGACCCCGGCCAAGCGGGTCCTGGTGGTGGACAACGAGGAGGGGTTCTGCCGGCTGGCCGAGGCCGTGCTGGGCGACGAGGGGTGCGCCGTGACCTCCTACACCCGGTCTTTCGAGGCCCTCGAGGCGTTCGCGCCGGGACGTTACGACCTGGTGGTCACCGACATCCGAATGCCCGGCGTGGACGGCCTCGGCCTCCTGGAGCGGGTGCGACAGGCAGACCCCTCGGTTCCTGTGATCGTGATCACCGCCTTTGCCACGGTAGAGCTCTCCATCCAGGCGCTTCGCGGCGGCGCCCACGACATGCTCACCAAGCCCTTCGAGGCCGAGGAGTTCGTCTACCGGGTGCGCAATGCCCTGCGCCACGCCGAGCTCGCAGCGGAAAACCGGGCACTGCGGGCCGAGCTCGCCGGCCGATCTTCCTTTGCCGCCGTCGTCGGCGAGTCCGCCGCCCTCCTGGCCGTGCTCGACACCGCCCGCCGGGTGGCGCTCCGGGACTTCCCGGTGCTGCTCACCGGGGAGCCGGGAACCGGCAAGGAGCTGGTGGCCCGGGCCATCCACGACCACTCCCCGCGGCGCGACGGCGCCTTCGTCCCGGTCAACGCGAGCGCCCTGCCCGCCGAGGTGCTCCAGCGGGAGCTCTTCGGCTGTGCCGGCGGCGCGTTCCCCGGGGGGGCGCGCCCCCAACGGGGCCTCCTGGAGCTGGCCGACCGGGGCACGCTCTTCCTCGACGACGTGGACGGTCTGCCCGCGGCGTGCCAGGATGCCCTGCTCCGGTTCCTGGGAGAAGGGCAGCTCTACCGCGCGGGGGAGTCGGTGCCCCGGAGCGCCGACGTGCGCATTCTCTCGGCGGCCCGCGGGCCCTTGGGAGAGGTCGTGGCGGCCGGGGCCTTCCGGAAGGACCTCTGCTACGGGCTGTGCGTGGCGACGCTGCACCTGCCTCCCCTGCGGGACCGCCCGGAGGACGTGCCCCTGCTCTGCGCCCGGTTCCTGCGGGAGCACAACCAGGCATTCGGCACTCGCGTGACCGGGCTGACCCGGGAGGCCCTGGGCCTGGCCGGCCGCCACCCGTGGCCCGGCAACGTGCGCCAGCTCGGCAACGCCCTGGCCGCGGCCGTCGCCGTAGTGGGCGAGGGCCGCATCGACGCCCCGACCCTGTCCCAGTTCAGCTCCCTCGACGGTCACCGGCCCGCGCCGCTGCACGACCTGGACCTCTCCGTCGCCCTGGCCCGCTTCGAAGCCCAGCACCTGGGCCGGGTGCTGCGCTGGGCCGGCGGCGACGTGGACGCGGCATCCCGCGCCCTGGGCCTCGACCCGGCCGAGTCCCGTCTCCGGTTCGCCCAGCACGGGCTCGGGATCGCCGGAGGAACGTAG